Genomic DNA from Triticum dicoccoides isolate Atlit2015 ecotype Zavitan chromosome 4B, WEW_v2.0, whole genome shotgun sequence:
CTCCCAAGCATGAATGTCTGTTTAATTGGGTGTTGGACTTTTTTGATGAACACGGTGCTTGGAACCCGCAAAGGTTATATGATGATCTTTTTTCCGAGCGATATTCAGGAGATTGTCAAGATATGTACCTCTCTGTGCAACCGGCAGTATTTTTGTGCATGGTTCCCTGAAAGAATGGACATTTCTCAGTGAAGAGTGACTACCGGCAAATAACTACATACAACCATGTTGATGAGTTGCGGGTGGGATGCCCAGTAACTGTTAGAATATATATAACCGTATTGTTTTGTATAATTATACGGTTGTATATGTATAGTCCTTGTATAGGTGTCCGTATATTGTACGATACGAACTCTGCCTTGTAACCTATATATATAGATCAATACAAGGCACCACAACGTGTGGTTTCCCAAATCTTACATGGTATAGAGCCTAAAAACCTAACCCTAGCCTGTgccgccctcctcctccttccgctGCCGCCGAAACCACCACCTCTCTCGCCGTCGCGCCCACACCGCCGCCTCCATGTCGCAACCCGACGCTGACGCGATGAACCAGGCGCTGGCCGCCGCCAAGGAGCGCCAGGACGCCGAGGCTGCCGAAGCCGCCAAGGCAAAGCTGCCTCTCGTGACCGCCGCCGATGGATCCAGGACGAGCGTGCGGTCCTTCTCCTTGACCTCGCTGCACGCCCAAGCCGCCGGTCTCCACTCCATCAAAGGCCACGTTCCCGTCGAGCTCGCTCTTGACACCGGCGTTCACCGGCAGTGGCGCACCTTCTTCCGTGCCGCTTGTCGCAAGTACGCCCTCCTGGATCACCTCGACTTCGATGCTCCCGATGCGCCGAACCCGGAGTGGTCTCTCCTCGACGCCACCGTCGTCTCTTGGCTCTATGGGTCTGTCTCGCTCAGTATCCTCGACGCCGTCATGACGCCCGGCGACGATCCCCTCGCCGTCGATCTCTGGAACAGCATCAATGGTCTCTTCGACGACCACAAGATCAATCGCCAACTCCACCTCACGGCCGAGCTCGGCGATGTCAAGATGGGAGAGATGAGTATGGCCGACTATCTCCAGAAGGTCAAATCCCTCTCCGACGGGCTTGCAGATCTTGGCGCCCCCGTTGACGATGCCGAGATGGTGGTCCACTGCCTCAACGGCCTCTCTGAGCAATACGAGTCCGCCGCCGATCTCATCTCCCTCATGCGCGGGATGACCTTTGCGCAGTGCCGCTCGTTGCTTGTGCTCCAAGACATGAAGCGCAAAAACCGCCGCGCCCGCAACTCAGACACGGCCCTCTTCACCAACACCGGCAACCCTGGCAACACCGGCAACCCTGGCAAGGCTCCtggaaaaggaaagaagaagaagaaggccgcaaCTGGAGTCACCAAGGAGACCCCGGCGCCCGCGACCCCGCAGTCTGCCACTCCTTCCTGGCCCTCACCGCAACATCCCTGGAACGGCGCCATCCGGATGTGGCCCTATGGCCAAGGGGGGCTGCTCGGTCGCGCGCCGCCCGGCTATGGCGCTGCTTCCGGCTACGCCCCCCGGCACACCCCGTCGCCGCATGCGTTCTACGCCCAGAACCCGTACGGCGTTGCTCCCTACGGTTACCGCTACGCCCCTGGACAACTCTCCTACGGCCTCCCCGGCacttctccatcatcaccggcctcATCTTCGGCTTCATGGGACCAGGCCGCGCTCATGCATCAGTTCCAAACCATGGGGCTGCAAGCACCCTCCAGGGAGTGGGTGATGGACACCGGCGCCTCCTCCCACTTTGCGTCCGATCCCGGTATGCTCACCTCTGTGTccccccctcctcctctcgtcgtgCTGTCATTGTCGGCAATGGTTCCACTCTTCCAATCACCGGTACCGGGCATGCACGTCTTCCTATTTCTACTACCTCTCGCCCTCTTTACCTTCGTAATGTCTTAGTAGTTCCTAACATAGTTAAAAATCTTTTGTCTGTTCGTCAGTTCACCATTGATAATTGTGTATCCGTCGAATTTGACCCTcttggtttttctgtgaaggatctTCTATCCAGGACCGAGATTCTCAGATGCAATAGCTTCGGAGCTCTCTACTCCATCCGCCCTTCCTCTACCAACCAGCCACACGCCTTCCTCGTCGTCGATGCAGCACTCTGGCACCGTCGGCTTGGGCATCCTAGGCGGCCCGTCATGGAGTCATTAGCTCGTTCTTCGGTTATTCCTAGGGAAAAGAATAAAAGTAGCTTGTGTCATGCTTGTCAGTTAGGTCGTCATGTTCGTCTTCCTTTTTCTTCCACCAATCGTGTAACCACTACTCTGTTTCAAATAATTCATTGTGATTTGTGGACCTCTCCTGTTGAGAGTATTTCTGGCTTTAAGTATTATCTTGTCTGTCTCGATGATTTTACTCAGTATGCATGGGTGTACACTCTACGGACTAAGTCCGAAGCTTTCTCGCACTTGTCGTCCCTTCATGCTTTAGCGCTCACCCAGTTTAGTGCACGCTTGCAGGCTATTCAGTGTGATAATGGTCGTGAGTTCGATAATTCACTCCTCCGTTCATTTGCCCAGCACCATGGAATTGCACTCCGCTTTTCATGTCCATACACTTCGCAATAGAATGGTAAAGCCGAACGCATTATTCGTACTCTTAATGACATTACTCGTACACTACTTATCCAAGCCAGTATGCCACCTCATTTTTGGGTTGAAGCTCTTCACACCGCCGTTATGTTGCATAATCGGCTGCCTTCAAAGGCCATCTCGGATCGTATTCCCTTTTGTGCCTTACTTGGCGTAGATCCTGCATATGCTGATCTTAGGGTTTTCGGATGTCTATGTTACCCCAACACCACAGCCGTCGCTCCGCACAAACTTGCGCCTCGCTCCGTGCCGTGCGTGTTTCTAGGGTACCCATCACGCCATCATGGCTATCTTTGCCTTGATCATTCCACCCAAAAGATCATCATCTCTCGCCATGTAGTGTTCGATGAGTAGTCAACCTTTCCATTCGCCTCCCCTTCATCTTCATCAACTCCTACTCCTTCCCTGCACACTTATGATTTTTTGCAGGGTGCTGAGCAGCCGGTTTCGTTGGTGCCATTCACCGTGCCAGGCACGGTGACCTCGGACGCGACTCCACCGTCGCCGCCAcgatcgtcgtcgccgccgccacggTCCCCTCCACGGTCGCCGCCACCGACTTTGCCTCGATCGCCGCCACCGACCTCGCCCCGGTCGCCTGGGGCCCGGGCTACTGCCGAACGCCCTGCTGGGAGCTCCGAGGGCGACCCTGCTGGGAGTCCTTCTCCTCCTGCAGCCGCGTCACCACCGGCGATGCCGTCGCCAGCTCCTGTTGCGGTGGATCCACCCCGGACCCGCCGTCCACGGGCCCCTCCACCGCCACCATCTCACGCCATGGCAACTCGTGCTAAACGGGGCATTGTGCAGCCGAAAAAGATTTTTGATCTTCATGTTGAGGGTTTATCCCCCATACCGAAGACTTATCGTGGTGCTCTCAAGGATCCAAATTGGCATTCCGCTATGGTTGAGGAGTATGGTGCTCTTCTCTCCAACAACACTTGGGACCTCGTCGATCCCCCTCGCAATGCTAACATTGTTACCGGTAAGTGGATCTACCGTCACAAGATGAAGTCTGATGGTTCTTTGGATCGCTACAAGGCTCGTTGGGTGCTTCGTGGATTTACACAGCGAGAAGGTatcgatttcgatgaaactttcagCCCGGTCTTCAAGCCAGCTACTATTCGAACGGTGCTCTCTCTTGCTCTCTCTAGTGACTGGTCCATCCATCAGCTTGATGTCAAGAATGCTTTCCTCAATGGCACTCTCAGCGAGACTGTTTATGCTCGTCAGCCTTCTGGGTTCACTGATCCTCGTTTCCCTGATAAGGTTTGTCGTCTCAACAAATCACTCTATGGTTTGAAACAGGCGCCTCGTGCATGGTTTCAGCGGTTTGCTTCGTTCATTGCATCGGTTGATTTCATTGGCTCCAAGTCCGACAGCTCATTGTTCGTTTATCGGCATGGTGCTGACATGGCCTATCTCCtgctctatgtggatgacattatcctgaCTGCATCGTCCTCGACATTGTTGCACAGTTTGATTGCCTCTCTTCGTACAGAATTCAGTATGACGGATATGGGTGATCTTCATTATTTTTTGGGCATCTCCGTCACACGCAGCACGGACAGTCTGTTCCTCTCACAGGAGAAGTATGCATGGGATCTTCTTGATCGAGCTGGCATGTTGCAGTGCAAACCCATCTCTACTCCAGTTGATACTACCTCCAAACTTTCAGCCAAGTCCAGTGATCCAGTTGCAGATCCCACCGAGTATCGTAGTATTGCAGGCGGTCTTCAGTACCTCACGTTCACTCGGCCGGACATCTCTTATGCAGTGCAGCAGATTTGTCTTCATATGCATGATCCTCGGGCTAATCATTTGCTACTTGTGAAGCGTGTGCTTCGCTATATCCGCGGCACCACCGGCCATGGCCTCACTTTGTTTCGACGCAGCTCCAACAAATTGCTGGCCTATTCTGACGCTGATTGGGCAGGTTGCCCTGACACTCGTCGGTCTACCTCAGGTTATTGTGTCTTCCTTGGCACTAACCTGGTGTCGTGGTCTGCTAAGCGGCAGTACACGGTCTCTCGCTCCAGTGCCGAGGCCGAATACAGGGCAGTTGCAAATGTCGTGGCTGAAACATGTTGGTTACGGCAGCTTCTTCAGGAGCTTCATCGACCGGTGACTGGTGCCACGGTGGTGTTTTGTGACAATGTGAGCTCTGTTTACATGACACAGAATCTCGTTCATCATCAGCGCACCAAGCATGTGGAGATCGATTTACACTTTGTGCGCGACCGTGTCACCACAGGCGAGGTCCGGGTTCTTCACGTTCCGAGTTCTTCTCAATTTGCGGACATTTTCACCAAAGGATTGCCATCTCCTCTCTTTTTGGATTTTTGGGACAGTCTTAACATTCGTCGACGCCCGTTTACGACTGAGCGAGGGTGTTAGCATATATATAACCGTATTGTTTTGTATAGTTATACAGTTGTATATGTGTAGTCCTTGTATAGGTGTCCGTATATTGTACGATACGAACTCTGCCTTGTAACCTATATATATAGATCAATATAAGGCACCACAACGTGTGGTTTCCCAAATCTTACAGTAACAACCTCGAGCGTAAATATCAGTCTAAGTAGGTGTCAGACTTTTTGGATGAACACGATGCTTGGTACGTGCAATGGTTACATGATCTCTTTTGGTCGAGGGATGTTTAGGACATATCAAGATCTGTATCTCTCCGCGCAACTGCCAAGATTTTTTTGTATGTTCCCTGAAAAGAATGGGCATTTCTCGGTGAAGAGTGCCTACCGGCTAGCTACATACAAGCATGATGATGAGCTGCAGGTGGGGAGTCCAGTAACAACCCTGATGGAGCCCGACCTATGCCGCGCTGCATTTGGAATGCCTTGGTTCTGCAGAAGAAGGATATGATGTGGAAAGGTGTAGAGGCCTTGTGCCCTTGCTACATAAGTTGTATAGGCATCTGTCAACGCATGCCACTTGTTTTCTCTGTGGTATTAAAGTTGAAAGTAGTTTTCGCCCTGATCTCCTGCGATCATGCTACAAAACTATTGGAGCTGATGAGGGTGATTTGGCCGCTCCCTGATAGAAGTGCGCTGATAGATACAGGCAAGGGTTGGTTGTTGATGTAATTTGGCCTCTCAACACCTAGTTGCTAAGATTAAATCGTTGATGGAAGACCAGGAGTTTATTCTACAAAAACTTATTTGAACAAAAATTGGATAGTAGGTTGACTCGCATTATACAGTAGCATTGTTGTGGGGCTACAGAGAGGACAACCTGTATCAAGGAACTTTTAACTATAATCTTATCATAATGGAATAAAACTCTTATTTCACCAGAAAAAAAAATCCATGTAGGATGCATGGATTCTTATGGGAGATTCATGGGATGGATGGGTGCGACTCAGGCCTGGATGGCCGGAGCCGGAAGCGAAGTGAAGAATAAGTGGCGAGGGGTTGAAAAAGGTGCCAGAACATACCCTTGGCTACCGCTATGTATGCTTTCTTAAAAACTTGCATAGGTACGTTAATTTGGCCGGTGCATGCAGCTCTACGTATGCATCATTGTCCTCGTTACTTGCTATATAGAGACCTGAGTCTTCGCTCACGCAAGAGTGAGGCGTTGACCTACGACAATCTTACATAAAGCTGGTCTGGACTCGCGCAATATAAAGTAGCTGCGCTTTCTAGTAAAAAATTCACACGTGAACTTGGTTCCATACATACCCATAGAAAAAGTTTTTTTTTTTAAATACTACTCTCTCCAATTCAAAAAAAGTTTCATCGCTTTACTTCAAATTCAAACTAAAGCTCTGAACTAAAGTCACCACACTTTTTTTTTGGATCGGAGGCAGTACAAAAATCAAAATGAAAATTTGGGATATCAAAGTTGATCGACTATTCAACTCATGTATAAAGTTCCGTGAAGGAATCACACCAGGGGTATAGAAAATACAGTCCATCTTACTATTCCTTCAAACAGTCTTTTTGGAGATAGCTTTCATTTTGTTAGTTTTACCCAGAATTCACTTATGTCATTTCCTCGTGAAACTTAATACTCAAGTATACCAGTCAATCATGTATGCTACCAAAAAAAAcagttttttttcttctatttgttTTAAATCTACAATTCATAAGGGGTACCCCAGAACCATGTTCCACATATCCGCATCCTATGGAGAGTACTAGAACTAGGGTTGGAGGACAAAAGAAAAATTAAAGAGTACTTTCCACATGACATCGCGTTAACATAAAACCGCAAAAATAGGGAAGCACCATTACAATTTGCTACCGAAAGTAAATTCCTTTTTTCCCACAAGGCTAgtattttttattgaaaataattgTAACATTACAATCCTCACATATTATTACTGGCCAATGAACAGGCCGATTACATTAACTGATGTTGTCTTGAGCAATAGTTTAGTTGGCCCTGGTTGTGACCATGGAGATGCCACCATTGTGGCCGAACCTAGCGACCTTGCAGTCGGTGGCGAAGATGTCGGAGGAGAAATAGCTTGCTACACCACCCATCACAGGCATGTTAGCACTCACGTTGAGCTTGTTGACGTAGTCGGAGCGGTAGGTTTGGCCGAGAATGCCATGAACATTGTCGGTGAAGCCGTAGAATTTGAACCCAATGTCCAAATGCGCAAGGCTGTCATCCTCTGTCACATCATAGTTGTGGATGCGggagtcctcctccgtgatgggaaCTACTTTAGTCATGATGTCGAACACACCCTTAAGATCGACCCTCACGCCATTTGTCATGGATGTCCTCGTGACGGTAAGGGCAGGCACTGAGCTGGATTGCCATTGTGCGCCAATGTCAGTAGAGATGTCGACGGGTGCTCCGTCAAAGGCCAACTCGAGGCGATCAACGTCATTATTCCACTGGGAAGTCTTCATGGCACCCAAGTAGAGGCGGTGGTTTGCGAAGCGGATGCCCAAAGCCTGGATCCATGTGAAGTCCCGGCTCATGGAGGGGTTGCGTTTGCCAATGAAGTGGGCATTGACATGGAGGTCAGCGTCAGAGACGACACAGAAGTCCTGGTCCTTCTTGCCGTGGAAGTAGAAGTTGTTGCCATCGGCGCCAGTGAAGCGGGGGTCACCGCAGGACATCCCAGGGTAGAAGTCACACACTTCAAGAAGAAGATTTTATATTAGCATCATACCATTGAATTAATATAAAATGTTGTGCATATTCAGATACtatctccgtccgggtttattaggccccctCTCATTTTGGGCTAAAGTTTGACCAACAAAATGAAATATAAATTATATGTCATAAAAATTATACCTTTGGAAAGctctttcaaatacaaatccaagagTATGCTTTTTGTAGCATATATTCTATATTCTATTAGTCATATGAATGGTCAAAGTTTGGCTCAAAATATTagggggcctaataaacccggacggaggtgatAGAGAGGTCCATCAAGATCGAATTGTCCTCGATCTTCCGTGAGTGGAGTTTCCATCTTCCATCACATAGAAAAGAATGGAATGCATGGCTTGAGACTGGGAAAGATTTGAGATGTGTATATGCTTACGGCAGTATGTCTTGCAGCTGGGGCAGAGAACGAGGCACTCGTTGGGGCAGCGCTTGTCGCAGGTGGCCACGCAGGGGTTCCTCTTGTCCTTGGTGTTGTCGCAGGTGAGTGTCTGCGTCCTCTTGCCGAACCGTCCAGGGTGGATCACGCGGGAGTtcggcggcagcgggcggcgcggCTGCGCAGCCGCAGAGGACGCGGCGACGCACAGCACCACCAGCACGATGGCGACCGCTCCCAAGCACGACGCCGGCCTGGCCATTGCTACGTACCCGAGGCATGTGCTAGCTTAATTAGCTGATCTGTATGCTAGTATGTATGTGTGCAGCTCGCTGTGAGTTTGATAATATGTATGGCTGTGTTGCATGGGATTTTATAGGGTGCGCGGGAAGAGGTGACGATCGAAGCAGGGAAAGTTGTTGACTGTTGCGCGCTTCCCACATGATGCATCTGTACGTCTGGGAGATCGACCCTGGACGTAAAGCGACTGCCGACTCGCATCGCTTAGTATCGCATGTAGACATTAACCTTGTTGTGTCCGTGTAGGGGTAGATTAGTGGAGTTCTAGTAGGATTACTAGTCCTAGTCGGATATCTAGCCCCTGGACGTGTATATAAAGCACGGGAAGGGTAGCTTTTGTATCACAATGAAAAGACCAGATCAATACAAAGAAGTATTCAACAGGACCGACAAGATCCTGTGACCATCACATCGATTTGTTTGCTGCCAAGTTACGCGAGAGTTCCGTCGACCACGCCAACGTAAATCGATTAGCTTCGAAGAGCCGGCGTCCAGGTCGCTACGTGCGTGTACTGTTGCATGCAAAATCCATCAAGCTGCTAGCTTGTTTGCTTGCTAGCTTTGCACTACGTATGTGTTAGATCCTGGGTGATTTGATCTAGGGATCAAAAGCCAATAGTTGGTATCTAGAGCCTCGACGATCTACGATGACGGACAGCGATGCTGAGTCAgtcaagtccggcaacggtggttccAAGGGGAACAAGTCAGGCAACGGCGGTTCCAAAGCGAACAAGAACGGCGACAAGGTGAAGAAGGGCGGCAAGTCAGCAACCAGTGGTGGCGGAACGGGCGGCGCCAACGTACAGGCGCATCGCAACATCCCATCCAGTACCCGATGCTCACCGACACCAACTACGGCGTGTGGGCGGTGAAGATAAAGATCATTCTCCGAACTCTTCGAGTGTGGGAGGCCATCACGGATGACGACGTCGACGAGGAGTGCGACGAAGGTGCCATGGCCGCCATAGCCTAGTCTGTGCCAGATTCCGTGCTGATGACATTGGCGGAATTCGAGACAGCAAGAGAGGCGTGGAACGCACTCAAAGAGATGAGTATTGGAGAAGATCGCGTCATGAAGGCTCGGGCACAAGCTGAAACGCCAATTTCACAAGTTGCAGATGGAGGAAACTGAATCGGTGAACGACTATGCCATGCGTCTGACTACATTGGTGGGAAGATCCGCGCGCTTGGTGCAAAGCTCGAggagactgagattgtggagaaatTTTTCAGTTCGGTGACTGATAAATTCACGTACATCATCGGTACGCTCGAGCAGCTTTACAACATCGACGACATGACCATAACGGAGGCGATCGGATGCTTGCGGACATGAGAAGAGAATGCTCGTGGTTGTcggaaaggcaaaggaggaggcGGTGACCAACTCATGTACTCACGCGCAGATTGGGAGTCCCCAAGTAGCAAAGAAAGGCGCAACGTTGACAAAGGCTCAAGCAAGGCGAAGCGCGGCGGACAAACCAAAGAAGGCAAAGGAAAAGGCAAGCCACAAGGTCGTGGTAAGGCGGATCGATCTAAAGAGCGGAAGCCACGGAACTTGGATATGTCCGAGGTCAAGTGCTATAACTGCAACGAGATGGGTCACTTTGCGAAGGATTGTCCGGAGCCTAACAAGAGGGAGATCAAGGCAAATTTGGCAAAGCAGGAAGACGAACGTCCAGGTCTTCTAATGGCCGAAGTTTGTGATCTCGTGGAGCCTAACAAGTGTGAGATCAAGGCAAATTTGGCGAAGCAAGAAGACGAACGTCCAGGTCTTCTGATGGCCAAAGTTTGTGATCTCATCCAAACGATGGTTGTAAAACCAAACCGGAAGGTGCTACTTCATGAGAAAAAAATAACACCAAAGTTATCCAGAAGCCAGAACGTGTCGTGGTATCTAGACACGGGTGCCAATAACCACATCACGGGGTGCAAGGAGAAGTTCCTCGAGCTAGAATATGATGTTCAAGGCTCGGTCAAGTTCGGTGATGGTTCAAATGTGAAGATTTGCGGGCAAAGTTCTGTCCTCTTTGAGGGTCTCACAGGAGAACATCGCATACTCACCGGAGTGTACTACATCCCACGGCTTCACAACAACATCGTCTCTGTCGGAAAACTTGACGAGAATGGATGCAAGGTGGATATTGAGAACGGAGTGATGACGAacttcgacaacctccgaaacgTGCTAGCGCGTGTGAATCGCACGCGGAACAGACTCTATATCCTCAACCTTAATCAATCTCAACCAGAGTGTTGGCtcgccaagagtgatgatgattcgtGGTTATTGCATGCTAGATTTGGATACGTTAACTTCTATGCCTTGAAGAAGATGTCGAAGATGGAGATGGTATCCGAGATGCCATTTATCGACCATGTTGATCGAGTATGTGACGGATGCTTGGTTGGAAAACAGCACCGCAGGCCGTTCCCTGCTCAGTCTACCTATCGTGCAAGTGATGCACTCGAGCTGCTCCATGGTGATCTATGTGGCCCTATCACCCCAGCAACTCACGGAGGAAAGAAGTATTTCTTCCTAGTGGTAGATGACTACTCGAGATATATGTGGGTCATTCTCCTACGATCTAAAGATGAGGCATTTGAAGCGTTCAAGAAGCTGAAGGCTGCAACGGAGATGGAACACAAGCTGAAGGTTCGCGCTCTACGGACAGATCGCGGCGGAGAGTTTACGTCAAACGAGTTCAACGACTACTGCAAGAAGATTGGCATAAAAAGGTTCCTCGCGGCACCTTATACGCCACAGCAAAACGGTGTTGTTGAAAGGTGCAATCGAACCGTCGTTGACATGGCGAGAAGTTTACTCAAGAGCAAGAACTTGCCGGGGACATTTTGGGGAGAAGCTGCCTCGACGGCGGTCTATCTTCTCAATCGGGCTCCAACGAAGGCGGTGATCGGCAAGACTCCGTATGAAGCAATTTACGGACGTAAGCCGAATGTGTCTCATCTACGGACGTTCGGGTGTGTGGCGCATGTGAAGACGGCGGATCCGCATCTCTCAAAGCTTGCCGATCgcaggaccaagatggtgtttatcGGATACGAGAGGAGTTCTGGCACCAAGGCATACCGCTTCTACGATCCACGAACCAAGCTCTACAGATTTCACGCGACGTCGTGTTTGAAGAAAACCAAGCGTGGAATTGGAGCGCAGCAGGCGACGATGCTCCAAACGGTAACATATTCATAGTTGAATTTCCAACTGATGATGATGCAAGGGAGGATGTCCAGGTGGTTGGCAAGACACTCAACCAAGGTGACCGCAATGGCAGTGATCACTATGGTGCCGACACCGACGACGACGCGCATGGGTCGCAAGGTGATAGCGACAACGACGCGCACGATACGGGTGGAGATCTCGACAATGAGGCGCATAGTGACGATGACAATCAAGATGATGGTCACGGTCACGACGACTACGCCGACGAAGAAGATGCCAACGATCCGGCATCTACCACGCCCGAGACTCAACGGTCTTCCTCAAGTGCATCGACGCCGACACAATTTGTGTCGCCCCCTTCGCAAGCCACGACGGATTCTTTTGGGCCTCGTCACTACAAGCCCCTCAAGAAAGTCTACAAGTACGCAAAGCCAGTTACACTCGAGTACTCCGATTTGTGTTTACTAGGAGTTGAGGAGCCGGCGAACTTCGTAGAGGCGAGCAAAAGTTCAAGTTAGACGCACGCCATGGATGAGGAGATGAAGGCAATCGAGAGCAATGGCAcgtggactttggtaacccgacctcCGAACCAAAAGGATAAAGGTTTGAAGTGGGTTTACAAGTTAAAGAAGGACACGAAGGATGCCATTGTGAAGTACAAGGCAAGGCTCGTCGCAAAGGGCTACGTACaacgtcaaggagttgactacgaggaGGTGTTTGCACCGGTTGCTCGAATCGAGACGGTGAGAGTGCTCCTAGCTTTGGCAGCACAAGAGGATTGGAAGGTTCATCATATGGATGTGAAATCCGCTTTCCTCAACGGCGACCTCAAAGAAGAAGTGTACGTGGAACAATCCCTCGGCTacgagaagaaaagagaagaaggaaAAATTTACAAGCTCAAGAAGACACTTAACGGGCTGAAGCAAGCGCCAAGAGCTTGGAACTCAAAGTTAGACCAAAGTTTGGTCTCGCTCAAATTCAAAAGATGTTCCCTCGACTATCCGAAAGACAGTCTACCAAACACCAAAGAACAGGTGAAGGTTGAAGACGCGACCAAGAAAGAGCGTCGGCGTCAAGCTACAGATGAGCTGACAATGCCAAAGTCAGTGACTGGGATTCTGCAAGGAACGGCGAAAGCAATGCCAAAGATAAAGCATACGAGTATTCGTATTTGGGACCCAGGTCGTAATCGAAGGTCAACAAGGTTAAGAAGGTGAATGTAGACATTAACCTTGTTGTGTCCGTGTAGGGGTAGATTAGTGGAGTTCTAGTAGGTTTACTAGTCCTAGTCGGATATCTAGCCCCTGGACGTGTATATAAAGCACCGGGAGGATAGCTTTTGTATCACAATGAAAAGACCAGATCAATACAAGAGAAAAGAAAAGCCCAGGAGCGACACGCCCCTGTAGCTATCACCAAAAGATTTTTTCCTCTGTCCAGTTTGCTTCGTACACAAGTGTTTCGCCGACCACGTCGAAGTTCATCGAGAGATCAACCGATCCTAGCGTTAGTGAAAGCCCAGGTTCAAGTTACGTGCATGCTGGTCTACTGTTCATCAATCAAGCTGATTGTTTGACTGTCTAGCTAGCTTGCACACAGTGCTCCTGGGAGTTTAGATCTACCGATCAAAAGCCAACATCGCACCAAGCAGAAAATTGAGCGCCTCCGAATCGCACCAAAGTTCAGACCAGATGCATGCCTTTATTACAAAAGCAAAACGGATTAGATTTTACAGCACGACATTAATACAAGATGTTTTCACCACGTCAGAAAATGCCGAGTTAATTGCACATAAGTACCACAAATGGGGCATCACATGTAGATTGGTATCAAGATTGCTATTTTTGCATGTCAGTATCAAGATTATGTGAGGCCATTGCAAATAGGTCCAAACTGTGTATAAACGCG
This window encodes:
- the LOC119292919 gene encoding uncharacterized protein LOC119292919, which produces MARPASCLGAVAIVLVVLCVAASSAAAQPRRPLPPNSRVIHPGRFGKRTQTLTCDNTKDKRNPCVATCDKRCPNECLVLCPSCKTYCLCDFYPGMSCGDPRFTGADGNNFYFHGKKDQDFCVVSDADLHVNAHFIGKRNPSMSRDFTWIQALGIRFANHRLYLGAMKTSQWNNDVDRLELAFDGAPVDISTDIGAQWQSSSVPALTVTRTSMTNGVRVDLKGVFDIMTKVVPITEEDSRIHNYDVTEDDSLAHLDIGFKFYGFTDNVHGILGQTYRSDYVNKLNVSANMPVMGGVASYFSSDIFATDCKVARFGHNGGISMVTTRAN